A window of Deltaproteobacteria bacterium CG2_30_66_27 genomic DNA:
TTCGCCGCGTTCACGCCGGACGCCTCTTCCGGCTTGCCGATGGCGCGCCGCCGGAGACGCCCGTACCGCGCGAGGGCGCCGAGGGCGCGCGCCGCCGCCGTCGGGTTCGCGTAGAAGGGGACGCCCCCCCCCTTCAGGATCCGCATCGTGGCCCGGTACCGCTCCTGGCTCAGATCCGTCATGAAGTTGCAGACGATCGGCTTCCTCCCCAGCCCGCTGACCGCCGCGATCTCGCGCGCCACGGCGTCGGTGTCGGTGAACGGGGCGGTGACGAAGTTCATGAAGATGGCGTCCACGCCGTCGTCGTCGAGGAGGACGTCCATGGCGGCGCGGAACTGGGGGCCGCCGGCGGTCGCCACGACGTCGATCGGGTTCTCGAGGGCCGCCTGGGGAAACTGGGTCGTCTTGAGCTTCGCGATCGACGCACCGGAGAGCTTCGGGACGTCGAGCCCGGCGGCGACGAGGACGTCGGTGGCGATGACGGCGGGCCCGCCGGTGTTCGTTATGATCCCGACGCGGTTCCCCGCGGGGATCGGCTGGGTGGCGAACGCCATCGCCGCGCGGGACATCTCCTCCTCGTCCCCGAAGGAAAGGATGCCGGTCTTCTCGAAGATCAGCTCGGTGGCGATGTCCACCCCCGCCAGCGAACCCGTGTGGGACGAGGCCGCCTTGGCGCCCTGGACCGTGCGCCCGGCCTTCATCGCCAGGATCGGCTTCTTCGGCGCGACCTCCCGGGCGACGTCGAGAAACTCCTTCGGGTCGGAGAACCCCTCCGTGTAGAGAACGATCGCCTTGCACCCCGCGTCGTCCCCCCAGTAGCGGAGGATCTCGGGGATGGAGACGTCGCAGGCGTTGCCGTTGGAGGCGTACATCCGCATGCCGACGCCCAGGTCGAACAACCCCTGCATGAGCAGGGCGCCGACCCCGCCGCTCAGGGCCACCACCGAAACGGATCCGGGCTCCGGGTAGGTGAAGGTGAAGTTGC
This region includes:
- a CDS encoding CoA-binding protein encodes the protein MLDALFKPKAVAIIGASTKELSIGNVILRNLQEYGYKGEIYPINPTAPEVRGIKAYKSLAEIPGEVDLAHIIIPAKFVPQAIEDCGKKGIKAVVINSAGFSEMGEEGAKLQAAFLANARKYGVRVFGPNCQGIINTDPALKAYCNFTFTYPEPGSVSVVALSGGVGALLMQGLFDLGVGMRMYASNGNACDVSIPEILRYWGDDAGCKAIVLYTEGFSDPKEFLDVAREVAPKKPILAMKAGRTVQGAKAASSHTGSLAGVDIATELIFEKTGILSFGDEEEMSRAAMAFATQPIPAGNRVGIITNTGGPAVIATDVLVAAGLDVPKLSGASIAKLKTTQFPQAALENPIDVVATAGGPQFRAAMDVLLDDDGVDAIFMNFVTAPFTDTDAVAREIAAVSGLGRKPIVCNFMTDLSQERYRATMRILKGGGVPFYANPTAAARALGALARYGRLRRRAIGKPEEASGVNAA